A genomic segment from Spinacia oleracea cultivar Varoflay chromosome 3, BTI_SOV_V1, whole genome shotgun sequence encodes:
- the LOC110793078 gene encoding ubiquitin-like-specific protease 1D, producing MGKVRKPPHSPEFDITIAKLLEESISKHRSCWLHIVAAQCRGEKTLTLTDIKEIKKRFRHTSPCFFGTFPQRKRSKSSKRVVASRHVIPGIRKKLDTQTFEQYMEVVWKSFSEEKRMSFVCLDSLWFSLYRKSSTKPKVLTWIKKKSIFSKNYVFVPVCCWSHWSLLIFVHFGDSSDSETRAPCMLLLDSLANAEPQRLEPDIRKFVQDIYKTEGRKEDRKAISRIPLLIPKVPQQRDDEECGSYVLYFINLFMQSAPENFINSDYPYFMRKDWFDLEGLDYFRNRLENELSRKAQITNTNTSDESQQKLQKRDGVILLDY from the exons ATGGGGAAAGTCAGAAAGCCTCCTCACTCCCCTGAGTTCGACATCACCATTGCTA AACTTCTAGAGGAGAGCATATCTAAGCATCGGTCCTGCTGGCTACACATAGTTGCTGCTCAGTGTCGGGGTGAGAAAACGTTAACTTTAACAGATATTAAGGAGATAAAGAAGAGGTTTAGGCACACCTCACCTTGtttttttggaacttttccCCAACGTAAGCGTTCTAAATCTTCCAAGCGGGTGGTGGCTAGCCGTCATGTTATCCCCGGGATAAGAAAGAAGCTAGACACTCAAACATTTGAGCAGTACATGGA GGTGGTTTGGAAGAGCTTTTCAGAAGAGAAGAGGATGTCATTTGTATGTCTAGATAGTCTGTGGTTTTCGTTATACCGAAAATCATCAACTAAGCCTAAAGTTCTGACTTGGATCAAGAAAAAGAGCATATTCTCCAAGAATTACGTGTTTGTTCCTGTTTGTTGCTG GAGTCATTGGAGCCTCTTGATCTTTGTCCACTTTGGTGATAGTTCAGACTCGGAAACTAGAGCCCCATGCATGTTGCTGCTTGACTCACTTGCGAATGCGGAACCACAGAGGCTAGAACCTGATATTAGAAA GTTTGTCCAGGACATCTATAAGACCGAGGGCAGAAAAGAAGACAGGAAAGCGATTTCCCGAATTCCTCTGTTGATCCCTAAG GTGCCTCAACAGAGGGACGATGAAGAATGTGGAAGCTACGTTCTCTACTTCATCAACTTATTTATGCAGTCTGCTCCTGAAAACTTTATCAACTCTGATTACCCATATTTC ATGCGAAAAGACTGGTTTGATCTCGAAGGCTTGGACTATTTCCGCAACAGGCTTGAGAATGAACTGTCTAGAAAAGCGCAGATAACAAACACAAACACTTCGGACGAATCTCAGCAGAAGTTGCAGAAAAGGGATGGAGTAATATTGTTAGATTACTGA
- the LOC110793080 gene encoding bifunctional TENA-E protein, producing the protein MTTIETWINNHESVYKAATRHSFIISIRHGSVDLSSFKRWLGQDYLFVRKFVPFVGSVLVKACKESDDESDMEVILSGLASLNDEISWFKKEAAKWDVQLSAIAPLQTNQNYCRFLESLMQPDVSYAVAITAFWAIEAVYQMSFAHCLEDDAKTPSELREACERWGNEGFGKYCDSLKKIANRCLSKGSNDVQVKAEAMLLQVLELEVEFWSMSDGQIN; encoded by the exons ATGACAACCATAGAAACTTGGATAAACAACCATGAATCAGTTTACAAAGCAGCAACTCGTCACTCTTTTATAATCTCCATCCGTCATGGTTCCGTCGATCTCTCCTCTTTCAAACGCTGGCTG GGTCAGGACTACTTATTTGTCAGGAAATTTGTTCCTTTTGTCGGTAGTGTGCTGGTGAAAGCTTGTAAGGAATCAGATGATGAATCAGATATGGAGGTTATTTTATCTGGTTTGGCTTCTCTGAATGATGAAATTTCCTGGTTTAAGAAAGAAGCTGCAAAATGGGATGTTCAGCTCAGTGCCATCGCCCCTCTGCAGACAAACCAGAACTACTGCAG GTTCTTAGAAAGCCTGATGCAACCAGATGTCAGTTACGCCGTTGCAATCACAGCCTTCTGGGCAATTGAGGCTGTTTACCAAATGAGCTTTGCCCACTGCCTCGAAGATGATGCCAAAACTCCTTCAGAACTCAGAGAAGCGTGTGAGAGATGGGGGAATGAAGGGTTTGGTAAGTATTGTGACTCCCTGAAGAAGATTGCTAACCGATGTCTATCAAAGGGATCAAATGATGTGCAAGTCAAAGCCGAGGCCATGCTTTTGCAAGTTCTTGAACTAGAAGTCGAGTTCTGGAGTATGAGTGATGGACAGATCAATTAG
- the LOC110793073 gene encoding proline-rich extensin-like protein EPR1 produces the protein MCYVGKATKIFIFIVIVMAVIGLVLGFSLLKHGVHKSQKCSESDPSCSSPTTLNQFPNPISSPLISTNPNTNPYPPPNPNPTSNPPPTPYPPPSPESNPVMPPPPPSPSLSPPIPPPLSPVVLPSPPPPTDFPLPVIAAPPPAFNPPSRVVGSTPGPMHA, from the coding sequence atgtgttATGTTGGAAAAGCAACAAAGATTTTCATCTTCATTGTCATTGTTATGGCTGTTATTGGCCTTGTTCTcggtttctctctcttaaaacaCGGCGTTCATAAATCTCAAAAATGTTCTGAATCTGATCCCTCTTGTTCTTCTCCAACTACACTTAACCAATTTCCCAACCCGATTTCAAGCCCATTGATTAGCACTAACCCGAACACCAATCCGTACCCGCCTCCTAATCCAAATCCTACCTCAAACCCACCTCCGACCCCGTATCCTCCTCCGAGTCCTGAGTCTAATCCAGTAATGCCGCCGCCGCCGCCATCTCCATCGCTTTCGCCACCTATACCTCCGCCGTTATCTCCAGTGGTTCTGCCTTCTCCACCACCACCGACTGATTTCCCATTGCCTGTGATTGCTGCTCCTCCGCCTGCGTTTAATCCGCCGAGTCGGGTTGTGGGGTCTACCCCAGGTCCAATGCATGCTTAA